GAAACTGGAACATATTAGTTCCAGTTTCTTTGCTTACAACAACAAATTATAGGGTAGTTATGGATTACAACCTTAAAAGTTAAAAAAACTTGTCATAATTAATGAAGTAAATAAAACATAAAAGAGTATTTTAAATAAAGAAAATTCACTAGTCAATCAATTAAGAAATTTTAATTGTAATATTACCTATATTTATTATATTTTATAGATAAAATTAATAGTAAGCTATTTTATTAAAAAATTCTAATTTTGTTTATTAAGCATTCATTTTTTATTTATTTTAATTATAAAATATATTAAAAATGGCAACTTGAAGAAGTATTACAATGATAATACCTATTGCTCCACCACTTGCTCTTCTTCCTTTTTTTATATTATTCTTCACTTTTTCAAAATATAATATATTTCCTTTAAAACCTATATATATAGGAAAAAGAAAAAGAAATGCCAGGAATATTGAATGCAGATGATCTGAAGTAATATTAATAAGAATTATATATAGAATGGCATATTCATAAAGACCTCTATATCCTAACCAGAAAGGTGCCAGAAAAAATGCCCAGAAATTAAACTTTGTATCATCAGAAAGCCATTCATTCATATAGTGATTGAAATCATTCCCAATATGTTCTTGAAAACATTCAATATTATTTTCAATAAATTCAACATCTTCTACTAATAATGGATTTTTCATAGTATACCTCCTTTGAGTAGTTTTATATAATGGATTATAACAAAAATAGAAAAACAAGTCAAATTTTCAACTTAAAAAATATACAAAAAATAGTTTTATAGAAGATACAGATATAATAAAAAGGAAATTAAAATTTAAATAGAACTTTAAAGTTATTTTTATTTTTTAAGAACATGAGATATTTTTAGAAATAAAGATTTAAATTCAATGTGTGGTGTTCTAATTTTTCCTGTTCAATTAAAGAAATAATTGTTAATTGATAAAAGATTAATTAAAAAATAAAATTTTATTTTTTAAACTTTAAATTTTTTATAACAAGTTAAAGAAAAATGAATAAAAAGGTAAAAAGGAGTTTTTGGGGAAAACTCCTTTTTACATATATATATTAAAACATCTCGGGGAAGAGATTTGCATTAATATTATACAAATAAATTTTAATTTTC
This Fusobacterium sp. DNA region includes the following protein-coding sequences:
- a CDS encoding DUF2628 domain-containing protein, which produces MKNPLLVEDVEFIENNIECFQEHIGNDFNHYMNEWLSDDTKFNFWAFFLAPFWLGYRGLYEYAILYIILINITSDHLHSIFLAFLFLFPIYIGFKGNILYFEKVKNNIKKGRRASGGAIGIIIVILLQVAIFNIFYN